A genomic segment from Blastococcus sp. PRF04-17 encodes:
- a CDS encoding ribose-phosphate diphosphokinase, which translates to MSAIRQATSKSLMLFSGRAFPELTDEIAGHLGVTPTPTAAYEFANGELFVRFEESVRGCDAFVVQSHTAPINTWLMEQLLMVDALKRASAKRITVVAPFFPYARQDKKHRGREPISARLVADMFKTAGADRLMAVDLHTAQIQGFFDGPVDHLFALDLLVGHVCERWGDRELTVVSPDSGRVRVSERWSDKLGGVPLAFIHKTRDPLRPNEVVANRVVGEVEGRVCILVDDMIDTGGTIVKAAETLFEAGAADVIVTATHGVLSGPAVDRLKNSKISEVIVTNTLPIEPERLFDKLTILSIAPLLARAIKEVFEDGSVTSLFDGAS; encoded by the coding sequence ATGAGCGCGATCAGGCAGGCGACCAGCAAGAGCCTGATGCTCTTCTCCGGGCGGGCCTTCCCCGAGCTGACCGACGAGATCGCCGGCCACCTCGGCGTCACCCCCACGCCGACCGCCGCCTACGAGTTCGCCAACGGCGAGCTGTTCGTCCGGTTCGAGGAGTCGGTGCGCGGCTGCGACGCCTTCGTCGTGCAGAGCCACACCGCGCCCATCAACACCTGGCTCATGGAGCAGCTGCTGATGGTCGACGCGCTCAAGCGGGCCTCGGCCAAGCGGATCACCGTCGTCGCGCCCTTCTTCCCCTACGCCCGGCAGGACAAGAAGCACCGCGGCCGCGAGCCCATCTCCGCGCGCCTGGTCGCCGACATGTTCAAGACCGCCGGCGCCGACCGGTTGATGGCCGTCGACCTGCACACCGCCCAGATCCAGGGCTTCTTCGACGGACCCGTCGACCACCTCTTCGCCCTCGACCTGCTCGTGGGCCACGTCTGCGAGCGCTGGGGCGACCGGGAGCTCACCGTGGTCTCCCCGGACTCCGGCCGGGTGCGGGTGTCCGAGCGCTGGAGCGACAAGCTCGGGGGCGTCCCGCTGGCGTTCATCCACAAGACCCGCGACCCGCTGCGGCCCAACGAGGTCGTCGCCAACCGTGTCGTGGGCGAGGTCGAGGGCCGGGTGTGCATCCTGGTCGACGACATGATCGACACCGGCGGCACCATCGTGAAGGCCGCCGAGACGCTCTTCGAGGCCGGCGCGGCCGACGTCATCGTCACCGCGACCCACGGTGTGCTCTCCGGCCCGGCGGTCGACCGGCTGAAGAACAGCAAGATCAGCGAGGTCATCGTCACCAACACGCTGCCGATCGAGCCCGAGCGCCTGTTCGACAAGCTCACGATCCTCTCGATCGCCCCGCTGCTCGCCCGGGCGATCAAGGAGGTCTTCGAGGACGGCTCCGTCACCAGCCTCTTCGACGGAGCCAGTTAG
- the glmU gene encoding bifunctional UDP-N-acetylglucosamine diphosphorylase/glucosamine-1-phosphate N-acetyltransferase GlmU — protein MTPQETSEPAVAAVVVLAAGQGTRMRSATPKVLHAIGGRSLLGHVLAAAEPLAAAATVVVVGAGREAVEEHLREIAPAAVPVVQEEQLGSGHAAAVALSALSDIEGPVLLLNGDAPLLRATTVIDLVAAHKRAGSLLTVLTAEVDDPTGLGRVVRGADGGVQAIVEERDATDAQRAIREINAGVYVADAAALRRSLAGVGSANAQGEQYLTDVVVLLVADGAPVGAFVAGDPDDVLGCNDRRELADRGRTLNERLLDGLMRAGVTVVDPSTTWVDVTVTVAPDVVLEPGTQLKGTTSVAAGAVVGPDTTLADCRVGEEATVLRSHCLGADIGPRVSVGPFSYLRPGTRLATRSRVGAFVETKNAEVGEDSKVPHLSYVGDATIGTGANIGAATVFVNYDGVAKHRTTVGDHVRIGSDTMLVAPVTVGDGAYTAAGSVITSDVPPGAMAVARSPQRNVAGWVRRRRSGSPAARAAEAAERRAESPAGDPGHDTDE, from the coding sequence GTGACCCCGCAGGAGACATCCGAACCGGCCGTCGCGGCGGTCGTCGTCCTCGCCGCCGGCCAGGGCACCCGCATGCGTTCGGCGACGCCCAAGGTGCTGCACGCGATCGGCGGCCGCAGCCTGCTCGGCCACGTGCTGGCCGCCGCCGAGCCGCTCGCCGCCGCAGCCACGGTCGTCGTCGTGGGCGCGGGCCGCGAGGCGGTGGAGGAGCACCTGCGGGAGATCGCGCCTGCGGCGGTCCCCGTCGTCCAGGAGGAGCAGCTGGGGTCCGGGCACGCGGCCGCGGTGGCGCTGTCGGCGCTGTCCGACATCGAGGGCCCGGTCCTGCTCCTCAACGGGGATGCCCCGCTGCTGCGCGCGACGACGGTCATCGACCTCGTCGCGGCCCACAAGCGGGCGGGCAGCCTGCTCACGGTCCTGACCGCGGAGGTCGACGACCCCACCGGGCTGGGCCGCGTCGTCCGCGGCGCGGACGGTGGCGTCCAGGCCATCGTCGAGGAGCGGGACGCCACCGACGCGCAGCGGGCCATCCGGGAGATCAATGCCGGTGTCTACGTCGCGGACGCCGCCGCCCTGCGGCGCAGCCTCGCCGGCGTCGGCTCCGCCAACGCCCAGGGCGAGCAGTACCTGACCGACGTCGTCGTGCTGCTCGTCGCCGACGGCGCTCCGGTCGGCGCGTTCGTGGCCGGCGACCCCGACGACGTCCTCGGCTGCAACGACCGGCGCGAGCTCGCCGACCGCGGGCGGACGCTCAACGAGCGCCTGCTCGACGGCCTCATGCGCGCCGGCGTCACCGTCGTCGACCCGTCGACCACCTGGGTCGACGTGACCGTCACCGTGGCGCCGGACGTCGTCCTCGAGCCCGGCACGCAGCTCAAGGGGACGACGTCGGTCGCCGCCGGGGCCGTCGTGGGGCCGGACACCACGCTGGCCGACTGCAGGGTGGGGGAGGAGGCCACCGTGCTGCGGTCGCACTGCCTCGGCGCCGACATCGGTCCGCGGGTGTCCGTCGGCCCGTTCAGCTACCTGCGGCCCGGCACCCGCCTCGCGACGCGGTCGAGGGTCGGCGCCTTCGTCGAGACGAAGAACGCAGAGGTGGGTGAGGACTCCAAGGTGCCGCACCTCTCCTACGTGGGGGACGCCACGATCGGCACCGGCGCCAACATCGGCGCGGCCACCGTCTTCGTCAACTACGACGGCGTCGCCAAGCACCGCACCACGGTGGGCGACCACGTGCGCATCGGCTCGGACACCATGCTCGTGGCGCCGGTCACGGTCGGGGACGGCGCCTACACGGCGGCAGGGTCGGTGATCACCTCGGACGTGCCCCCCGGGGCCATGGCCGTCGCACGGTCACCGCAGCGGAATGTGGCAGGCTGGGTGCGTCGCCGTCGGTCAGGGTCGCCCGCGGCACGGGCCGCGGAGGCTGCCGAGCGCCGGGCGGAGAGCCCCGCCGGCGACCCCGGTCACGACACCGACGAGTAG
- a CDS encoding acyl-CoA desaturase has translation MSAPALTRPMAPPLAEPHAGLPANAIGRHKSHLEIVTLYVIVLVPFLALAAVVPAVWGWGLSWLDVGLAVGFYYLTLLGVTVGYHRHFTHGSFKAKRPLRLALAAAGSMAIQGPVIQWVADHRRHHAFADRAGDPHSPWRYGTDLRSLLKGMWHAHLGWTFERRKTNQARYAPDLLKDAALVTTSKLFVVWAALSLFLPGVIGGLVTGTWAGAWSAFFWAGLVRIALLHHVTWSINSVCHVVGNRPFVSRDRATNFWPLAILSGGESWHNLHHADPTCARHGVLRGQIDISARVIWIFEKFGWAREVKWPDPVRLATKRRTPAAAATSS, from the coding sequence TTGTCCGCACCCGCCCTCACCCGGCCCATGGCGCCCCCGCTCGCGGAGCCGCATGCCGGCTTGCCCGCCAACGCGATCGGCAGGCACAAGAGCCACCTCGAGATCGTCACGCTCTACGTGATCGTGCTCGTCCCGTTCCTGGCACTCGCCGCCGTCGTCCCCGCGGTCTGGGGCTGGGGGCTGTCCTGGCTGGACGTCGGGTTGGCGGTCGGCTTCTACTACCTCACCCTGCTGGGCGTGACCGTGGGCTACCACCGCCACTTCACCCATGGCTCGTTCAAGGCCAAGCGCCCGCTCCGGCTGGCGCTGGCCGCCGCCGGCTCGATGGCGATCCAGGGGCCGGTCATCCAGTGGGTGGCCGACCACCGTCGGCACCACGCGTTCGCCGACCGGGCCGGTGACCCGCACTCGCCGTGGCGCTACGGCACCGACCTCCGGTCACTGCTCAAGGGCATGTGGCACGCCCACCTGGGGTGGACGTTCGAGCGCCGCAAGACCAACCAGGCCCGGTACGCCCCCGACCTGCTCAAGGACGCCGCCCTCGTGACGACGAGCAAGCTGTTCGTGGTCTGGGCGGCCCTCAGCCTCTTCCTCCCCGGCGTCATCGGCGGTCTGGTGACGGGCACCTGGGCAGGGGCATGGTCGGCGTTCTTCTGGGCCGGCCTCGTCCGCATCGCGCTGCTGCACCACGTCACGTGGTCGATCAACTCGGTCTGCCACGTCGTCGGCAACCGTCCGTTCGTCTCCCGCGACCGCGCGACCAACTTCTGGCCGCTGGCGATCCTCAGCGGGGGCGAGTCCTGGCACAACCTGCACCACGCCGACCCGACGTGCGCCCGTCACGGCGTCCTGCGCGGGCAGATCGACATCAGCGCCCGGGTGATCTGGATCTTCGAGAAGTTCGGCTGGGCGCGTGAGGTGAAGTGGCCCGACCCGGTCCGGCTGGCAACCAAGCGCCGCACCCCGGCTGCCGCCGCGACGTCGAGCTGA
- a CDS encoding TetR/AcrR family transcriptional regulator yields MSSGAQRPRVRMTGAQRRQQLLEIGRELFAQKGFEATSIEELAARADVSKPVVYEHFGGKEGLYAVVVDREMQALLERFTSALSAPGHPRELLERAALVLLDYIEEDTDGFRVLTRDAPVTSGVGGFSSLIGEVARKVEHILGRQFEARGYDDGLAELYSQALVGMVALVGQWWLDTRSPGKHEVAAHLVNLAYNGLAHLDPHPGLRAR; encoded by the coding sequence ATGAGCAGCGGCGCCCAGCGTCCCCGCGTCCGGATGACGGGCGCCCAGCGGCGTCAGCAGCTGCTCGAGATCGGCCGCGAGCTGTTCGCGCAGAAGGGCTTCGAAGCCACCTCGATCGAGGAGCTCGCGGCCCGGGCCGACGTCAGCAAGCCCGTCGTCTACGAACACTTCGGCGGCAAGGAGGGCCTCTACGCCGTCGTCGTCGACCGCGAGATGCAGGCGCTGCTCGAGCGGTTCACCTCTGCGCTGTCGGCTCCCGGGCACCCGCGCGAGCTGCTCGAGCGCGCCGCGCTGGTGCTGCTCGACTACATCGAGGAGGACACCGACGGGTTCCGGGTGCTCACCCGCGACGCGCCGGTGACCAGCGGCGTCGGGGGGTTCTCGTCGCTGATCGGCGAGGTGGCCCGCAAGGTCGAGCACATCCTGGGTCGGCAGTTCGAGGCCCGGGGCTACGACGACGGGCTCGCCGAGCTCTACAGCCAGGCGCTGGTCGGCATGGTCGCCCTCGTGGGCCAGTGGTGGCTCGACACCCGCTCACCCGGCAAGCACGAGGTGGCCGCCCATCTGGTCAACCTCGCGTACAACGGCCTCGCCCACCTCGACCCGCACCCGGGGCTGCGCGCCCGCTAA
- a CDS encoding 4-(cytidine 5'-diphospho)-2-C-methyl-D-erythritol kinase: MTGVVVQAPAKVNVHLGVGPLRPDGFHELRTVYLAVSLFDTVTARPGEGLALSVTGEGADVVPADRTNLVWRAAELLSAAAGVPADAELAIAKTIPAAAGLAGGSADAAAALVALDALWGTRAGREDLAVLAAQLGSDVPFSLAGGVALGAGRGERLSPVLARAQSHWVLGIAGEGLSTPAVYGELDRLRAAGRLPEGTDLAPAEPVLAALRSGVPDELAEALHNDLQAPALSLRAELGRALRAATDAGAAAALVSGSGPTVAALARDEPSAVRLAAALAGAGVFRTVRAVHGPVPGARLIG, from the coding sequence GTGACCGGCGTCGTGGTCCAGGCCCCGGCCAAGGTCAACGTGCACCTGGGTGTGGGGCCGCTGCGGCCCGACGGCTTCCACGAGCTGCGCACGGTGTACCTCGCCGTCTCGCTGTTCGACACCGTGACCGCCCGGCCCGGTGAGGGGCTGGCCCTGTCGGTGACGGGCGAGGGCGCCGACGTCGTCCCCGCCGACCGCACCAACCTGGTCTGGCGGGCCGCCGAGCTGCTGTCCGCGGCGGCCGGGGTCCCGGCGGACGCCGAGCTCGCGATCGCGAAGACCATCCCGGCCGCGGCGGGCCTCGCCGGTGGCAGCGCCGACGCCGCGGCGGCCCTGGTCGCGCTCGACGCCCTCTGGGGTACCCGGGCGGGCCGCGAGGACCTCGCCGTCCTGGCCGCCCAGCTCGGCAGCGACGTGCCGTTCAGCCTGGCGGGCGGGGTGGCCCTCGGCGCGGGCCGCGGCGAGCGGCTCTCTCCGGTCCTGGCCAGAGCGCAGAGCCACTGGGTGCTCGGCATCGCCGGGGAAGGGCTGTCCACGCCGGCCGTGTACGGGGAGCTCGACCGCCTGCGGGCCGCCGGCCGGCTCCCCGAGGGAACCGACCTGGCGCCCGCCGAGCCGGTGCTCGCGGCCCTGCGCAGCGGCGTGCCCGACGAGCTGGCCGAGGCCCTCCACAACGACCTGCAGGCGCCGGCTCTGTCGCTGCGGGCCGAGCTGGGACGAGCACTCAGGGCCGCCACCGACGCCGGGGCGGCGGCGGCACTGGTGAGCGGGTCGGGGCCCACCGTGGCGGCCCTGGCGCGTGACGAGCCGTCAGCGGTCCGGCTGGCGGCCGCCCTCGCCGGCGCCGGGGTCTTCCGCACCGTGCGCGCCGTCCACGGCCCGGTGCCGGGCGCCCGCCTGATCGGTTAG
- the rsmA gene encoding 16S rRNA (adenine(1518)-N(6)/adenine(1519)-N(6))-dimethyltransferase RsmA, whose protein sequence is MRTADLVPEDVVLEVGPGLGSLTLGLLPVVDRVVAVEIDPRLAALLPETVAARRPDLTGRLTVVEADALRIREIPGPPPTALVANLPYNIAVPVLLTLLELLPTLDRALVLVQAEVAERLAAAPGSPAYGVPSVKAAWYGEVRRAGAVGRTVFWPQPNVDSGLVALVRRPPPPGDRRATFDVIDAAFASRRKSLRAGLARWAGSPAAAEARLRAAGIDPAARGEQLTVTDFARLAATEPVGP, encoded by the coding sequence GTGCGCACCGCGGACCTCGTCCCCGAGGACGTCGTCCTCGAGGTCGGGCCCGGGCTGGGCTCGCTGACGCTCGGGCTGCTGCCGGTCGTCGACCGCGTCGTAGCCGTGGAGATCGACCCACGGCTGGCCGCCCTGCTGCCGGAGACGGTGGCGGCCCGTCGTCCCGACCTCACCGGCCGGCTCACGGTCGTCGAAGCCGATGCCCTGCGGATCCGGGAGATCCCCGGTCCGCCACCGACGGCGCTGGTGGCGAACCTGCCCTACAACATCGCCGTCCCCGTGCTGCTGACCCTGCTGGAACTGCTGCCGACGCTGGACCGGGCGCTCGTGCTCGTGCAGGCCGAGGTCGCCGAGCGGCTGGCCGCCGCGCCGGGCTCGCCCGCCTACGGCGTGCCGTCGGTCAAGGCCGCCTGGTACGGCGAGGTCCGTCGGGCCGGAGCGGTGGGCCGCACGGTGTTCTGGCCTCAGCCCAACGTCGACTCGGGGCTGGTCGCGCTGGTCCGCCGCCCGCCACCGCCGGGGGACCGCCGCGCCACGTTCGACGTGATCGATGCGGCCTTCGCGTCCCGCCGGAAGAGCCTGCGTGCCGGTCTCGCCCGCTGGGCGGGCAGTCCCGCAGCCGCGGAGGCACGGTTGCGCGCCGCGGGCATCGACCCGGCCGCCCGCGGCGAGCAGCTGACCGTCACCGACTTCGCCCGGCTCGCGGCTACCGAACCGGTCGGCCCGTGA
- a CDS encoding resuscitation-promoting factor — translation MRRSLQLSLFAVVLLGLVGGTLAYFVAEKSVTLTVDGQVREVGTYAATVGDVLEEEGLEPAAHDVVLPNPAQPVADGDAVILNRARPLQLTVDGVSREVYVTALSVNDALDQLGLREEGLVLSASRSERLPLDGMALTVTTPKEIVLVADGQERVVRTTAATAGELLAEHDITLSETDRTSLFLEQGLLNRMRLQVFRVQVQEVQAAAPIPHERVETPDPDSFKGEETVTVSGVDGEQVTSFRVTIVDGVESARQTLNTRVTRQPVAEQVTVGTKERPAAPAVADGSVWDRLAQCESGGNWAINTGNGYYGGLQFSPGTWRAYGGAGLPHQASREQQIAIAEKVRAARGGFGDWPGCASKLGLPR, via the coding sequence GTGCGCCGCTCTCTCCAGCTCAGTCTGTTCGCCGTGGTCCTGCTCGGACTGGTCGGCGGCACGCTGGCCTACTTCGTCGCCGAGAAGTCCGTGACCCTGACCGTCGACGGGCAGGTCCGTGAGGTCGGCACCTATGCCGCCACGGTCGGCGACGTGCTCGAGGAGGAGGGCCTGGAGCCCGCCGCCCACGACGTGGTGCTCCCGAACCCCGCCCAGCCCGTCGCCGACGGCGACGCCGTCATCCTGAACCGGGCGCGCCCGCTGCAGCTCACGGTGGACGGCGTCTCGCGCGAGGTCTACGTGACCGCGCTGTCGGTGAACGACGCCCTCGACCAGCTCGGCCTGCGCGAGGAGGGGCTCGTCCTCTCCGCCAGCCGCAGCGAGCGCCTCCCCCTCGACGGCATGGCGCTGACGGTCACCACGCCCAAGGAGATCGTGCTGGTCGCCGACGGCCAGGAGCGCGTCGTGCGCACCACGGCCGCCACCGCCGGCGAGCTGCTCGCCGAGCACGACATCACGCTCAGCGAGACCGACCGGACCAGCCTCTTCCTGGAGCAGGGCCTGCTCAACCGCATGCGCCTCCAGGTGTTCCGCGTGCAGGTCCAGGAGGTGCAGGCGGCCGCTCCGATCCCGCACGAGCGGGTCGAGACCCCTGACCCCGACTCGTTCAAGGGCGAGGAGACCGTGACCGTCTCGGGAGTCGACGGCGAGCAGGTCACCAGCTTCCGCGTCACGATCGTCGACGGGGTCGAGAGCGCCCGCCAGACGCTCAACACCAGGGTCACCCGGCAGCCCGTGGCCGAGCAGGTCACGGTCGGCACCAAGGAGCGCCCGGCTGCTCCGGCAGTCGCGGACGGCAGCGTCTGGGACCGGCTGGCGCAGTGCGAGTCCGGCGGCAACTGGGCCATCAACACCGGCAACGGCTACTACGGCGGGCTCCAGTTCAGCCCCGGCACGTGGCGGGCGTACGGCGGCGCCGGCCTGCCGCACCAGGCCAGCCGGGAACAGCAGATCGCGATCGCGGAGAAGGTCCGGGCCGCGCGCGGCGGCTTCGGCGACTGGCCGGGCTGCGCGTCCAAGCTCGGCCTCCCCCGCTGA
- a CDS encoding TatD family hydrolase has translation MSRSASARANRRGEPPPSPEPLPGPAVDSHTHLDIVLDGFRPEGGPTSTTEDVDAEIAEAVAVNVPRLVQVGVDVASSRWSAELAARHPNVLAAVAIHPNEAGSGEATDDALAEIDRLAALPRVRAVGETGLDRYRTGEEGWAAQEGSFRAHIRIAKERGVALVVHDRDAHEEVLRVVDDEGAPEHVVMHCFSGDAAFAQACIERGFVLSFAGTVTFGNAGYLRAAAAVTPVDQLLVETDAPFLTPMPHRGRPTPRASSRTRSAPWPRSPASS, from the coding sequence GTGAGCCGGTCGGCGTCCGCCCGGGCCAACCGGCGGGGTGAGCCGCCACCGTCCCCGGAGCCGTTGCCGGGGCCTGCGGTCGACAGCCACACCCACCTCGACATCGTCCTCGACGGCTTCCGCCCGGAGGGCGGCCCGACCTCGACCACCGAGGACGTCGACGCCGAGATCGCCGAGGCGGTCGCGGTGAACGTCCCGCGGCTGGTGCAGGTGGGTGTGGACGTGGCGTCGTCCCGCTGGTCGGCGGAGCTGGCTGCCCGGCACCCGAACGTGCTCGCCGCCGTCGCCATCCATCCCAACGAGGCCGGCTCGGGCGAGGCCACGGACGACGCCCTCGCCGAGATCGACCGGCTGGCCGCGCTGCCGCGGGTGCGGGCGGTGGGGGAGACCGGTCTGGACAGGTACCGCACCGGAGAGGAGGGCTGGGCGGCGCAGGAGGGCTCCTTCCGGGCGCACATCCGCATCGCGAAGGAGCGCGGCGTCGCCCTGGTCGTCCACGACCGGGACGCCCACGAGGAGGTGCTCCGCGTCGTCGACGACGAGGGGGCGCCCGAGCACGTCGTGATGCACTGCTTCTCGGGCGACGCCGCGTTCGCGCAGGCCTGCATCGAGCGCGGCTTCGTGCTGTCGTTCGCGGGCACGGTGACCTTCGGCAACGCCGGCTACCTGCGGGCGGCCGCCGCCGTCACGCCGGTCGACCAGTTGCTGGTCGAGACCGACGCGCCGTTCCTGACACCGATGCCGCACCGCGGCCGCCCAACGCCTCGCGCCTCGTCCCGCACACGGTCCGCGCCCTGGCCGAGATCACCGGCGTCGAGCTGA
- a CDS encoding class I tRNA ligase family protein → MEGRKFSSSRQVVIYVRDFLARYDADALRYFIAVAGPENQDTDFTWAEFLRRNNDELVAGWGNLVNRSVSMAAKNVGAVPAPGDLTDADRALLATTQGAFAPIGDLLARNRQKAAATEAMRVVGEANKYLSDQAPWKLKEDPARRDTVLHTALQAISDCNALLTPFLPHSAQKVHELLGGTGVWSPAPRIDEVTDLDDGSPYPIITGNYDDGQAVWASRPLPPGTPLSPPTPVFTKLDPSIVDEELARLEGGS, encoded by the coding sequence ATGGAGGGGCGCAAGTTCTCCTCCTCCCGCCAGGTCGTCATCTACGTGCGCGACTTCCTCGCCCGCTACGACGCCGACGCGCTGCGGTACTTCATCGCCGTCGCGGGCCCGGAGAACCAGGACACCGACTTCACCTGGGCGGAGTTCCTGCGCCGCAACAACGACGAGCTCGTCGCCGGCTGGGGCAACCTGGTCAACCGCAGCGTGTCGATGGCGGCCAAGAACGTCGGCGCCGTCCCCGCTCCCGGCGACCTGACCGACGCCGACCGGGCGCTGCTGGCCACCACCCAGGGCGCGTTCGCGCCGATCGGCGACCTGCTGGCCCGCAACCGGCAGAAGGCCGCGGCCACCGAGGCCATGCGGGTCGTCGGCGAGGCCAACAAGTACCTGTCGGACCAGGCGCCGTGGAAGCTCAAGGAGGACCCGGCCCGCCGCGACACGGTGCTGCACACGGCCCTGCAGGCGATCAGCGACTGCAACGCGCTGCTGACCCCGTTCCTCCCGCACTCGGCGCAGAAGGTGCACGAGCTGCTCGGCGGCACGGGCGTCTGGTCGCCGGCGCCGCGCATCGACGAGGTCACCGACCTCGACGACGGCTCGCCGTACCCGATCATCACCGGGAACTACGACGACGGTCAGGCCGTGTGGGCCTCCCGCCCCCTCCCACCGGGGACGCCGCTCAGCCCGCCCACGCCGGTCTTCACCAAGCTCGACCCGTCGATCGTGGACGAGGAACTGGCCCGGCTCGAGGGCGGTTCGTGA